ACTTAGGCAAAGTTGATGATATTGCCAAAGTAACCGTTAATGGCGTTCACTGCGGAGTAGCATGGACTGCCCCATACCGTGTCGATATCACCAAAGCGCTAAAAAATGGGAATAACAAGATAGAAATTGCTGTAACCAACACCTGGATCAACCGACTAATAGGAGATAGTTTATTACCCGCAAAACAACGCGTCACCTATTTAGTAAATCCGGTTTATCGTTTGAATGATAAAACCACAAAAGAGGCTGGATTAATCGGACCTGTAAAACTATTAAGTGAAGAATAACAATGAAAACAATATGTATTCATATGAATAGTAAAAATCTGGCATTATTACTGAGCCTTATTCTGTTAATGAATGGATTTTCAATACTTAATGCTCAAAACAAGAAAGAAAAAGCAGCTTCTCCATGGAACAACGGTAGATTAAGAGTAAGTGATAATCATCGTTTCTTACAGTATGCCGATGGAAAACCTTTTTTCTGGCTGGGGGAGACTGCATGGCTATTGCCAAGCAGGTCAAAGCGTGAGGAGGTAAGCTATTTTATGGATGAAACGGCTAAAAGCGGATTCAATGTTGTATTGGTTTCTGTACTACACACCATTCCGGCCATTAACAGTTACGGACAATTGGCATTACCCGATGGCTTCAACTTTAAACATATAGATAAAAGAGGCGAATACAGTTATTGGCAGCATGTAGATTTTATTGTACAACAGGCTAAACAATATGGCATTTACGTCGGTATTGTATGTGTCTGGGGGACGCCAGTGAAAGAGGGACAGGTAACCATCGAAGATGCCAGAAAATACGGACGTTTTCTCGCCGAACGATATAAGAAATATCCCAATATCATTTGGATAATAGGAGGTGACACGTATGGAAATGAGAAGAAAGAAATTTGGGAAACGCTGGCTAATACCATTAAACAGTACGATCCCAACCATTTAATGACTTTTCATCCACGCGGCAGAACCATATCTTCGATCTGGTTTGATAAAGATTCATGGCTGGACTTCAACATGTTTCAATCGGGTCATCGGCGTTACGGGCAACAACCGGAAGACAGTTTGATTCCTCCCAATACAGAAGAAGATAACTGGCGCTATGTAGAACGCAGCCTCCAAACGCAACCTTTGAAACCCGTCTTAGACGGAGAACCTTCCTACGAAGATATTCCACAAGGATTGCATGATACTACACAACCCCGGTGGAAAGCGCGTGACGTACGCCGGTATGCTTATTGGTCAGTCTTTGCAGGATCATGCGGGCATACCTATGGCAACAATTCGACCATGCAAATGTACCACCCTGGCTATATGCCGGCATTTGGCGCTGACCGGCCCTGGTATGAAACGATACATGACCCGGGATGTTTAGAAATGCAATATGTAAAGGATTTAATCTATTCATTTCCCTATTTTGACCGGATTCCCGATCAAAGCGTCATAGCCGGTAAAAATGGAACTCAGTATTACAGGGACATTGCCACCCGGGGCAACGATTACATTTTAGTCTATAACTATACCAATACACCCATGGATATTGACATGACGAAAATATCAGGTGATAAGAAGAATGCCTGGTGGTTTAATCCCCACAATGGTGCATTGGAGTATATAGGCGAATTTAATAATGGCAAACACGTTTTTGTCCATGATGGTGGTTCTTACCCGGGCAATGATCATGTGCTCATTATTACAGACGCCAGGACATCCTATATTCAGCAAGATCAAAAATATATCAACAAGTAAATAAAAGCACGATAACATGAAAAAAACGATCTTATTGGTTTTAAGCTTAATCTATTTTGCATCTGTTAGTGCAATTGAAGTATGCAATCTGCGGACAGAAATGCTTACCAATCCCGAAGGAATTGACATCATCCATCCACATGTAAGTTGGATGACCGAAAGCAATGCCCGCAATGTAGTTCAGACTGCATACCAAATCATGGTAGCCTCCAGTCCGGAAAAACTAAATGCAGGACAAAGTGATATATGGAATTCCGGGAAGATTGTTTCCAATCAATCAATCAATGTCTTATACGGAGGAACGACGTTACAAAGCGGGCATAACTATTACTGGAAAGTGAAAATATGGACAAACAAAGGAGAAAGCGACTGGAGTCAGCCGGCCCAGTGGAGTATGGGATTATTGCATAAAGCCGACTGGCAAGGAGAATGGATTGGATTGGACAAAGCTTTTCCGTGGGATAAGCTTGTTTTTCACTCCCGTTTGTCAGCTCGTTACTTTCGAAAAGAGTTTGATGTAAATCACAAAAAGACCATTAAACAAGCCACAGCTTATATCATTGGCCTGGGGATGTATAAACTATACATCAATGGAGAAAAAATTGGCAGCCAGGTATTATCACCCAGCCCAACCAATTATGATAAAGACGTAAAATATAATACGTTTGATGTAACAACCGCAATACGGCAAGGAGACAATGTTATTGGAGTAGTTTTGGGGAATGGCCGCTATTTTAATATGCGTCAAAACTACAAACCACAAAAAATTAAAACGTTTGGATTCCCAAAAATGTTATTTCAGTTACAAATTGAATATACAGACGGGACTAGTTCAACCATCGTTAGTGATGGCACATGGAAAGTAACCCCGGACGGGCCTATTCGTAGCGATAATGAATGGGATGGCGAAGAATACGATGCAACCAAAGAATTAACAGGATGGGATTTGCCGCATTACAATACAAAGAAATGGCTTCCGGCTGAATTAGTATCAGCTCCAACGGGCATCATATCAGCTCAAATGAATCCAAACATGGCAATACACGAATCTGTAAAGCCGGTCGCCATTCATGCCTTACCTAACGGTGCATATGTTCTTGATATGGGACAAAACATGGCAGGATGGTTAGCATTGAAAGCACAAGGCCAGAAAGGAGATACAATTACACTCCGTTTTGCAGAAACCCTAAACCCGGATGGTTCTATAAACCGGGCTAACTTACGCAGTGCACTCCAGACCGATGTATATATCATGAATGGCAAAGGAGTGGAATCATGGCAACCCTCTTTTGTATATCATGGATTCCGTTATGTTGAAATTACAGGATATCCCGGCGTTCCCACACTAAATGATTTTGAAGGAAAAGTAATATACGATGGGTTCAACACCATCGGTTCATTTACCTGTTCGGATTCATTGCTGGACAAGATATATCACAATGCATTCTGGAGTATTCGCAGTGATTATAAAGGCATGCCTGTAGATTGTCCTCAACGGGATGAACGTCAGCCGTGGCTTGGAGACCGCGCCTCCGGGTGTATCGGTGAAAGTTTCATCTTCGATAATGAAAACCTATACATTAAATGGCTCGATGACATCATGTATTCGCAAAAACCTGATGGACAACTACCTGATATGGCTCCTGCTTTTTACAAAACATATTACTCGGATAATATGACGTGGCCGGGAACTTATTTAATGGTAGCAAACATGTTGTATGATCAGTTTGGAGACAGTGCAGTGATAAAAAAACATTACCCCCATATGAAACAATGGCTTTCGTATATGAAAACACACTATATGAAAGACTATCTTTTAACAAAAGATAAATATGGGGATTGGTGTGTACCTCCTAAATCGAAAACGCGGATTCATTCTATAGATCCTGCACGCCTGACTTCAGGAGAATTAATTTCCACGGCATATTATTATTATTTTATGCAGCTAATGGAGAAATTCGCAAAAATATCCGGGAATGAACAAGACATTCCAGCATATATCGCATTGGCAGCAAATATAAAAACGGCCTTTAATCAGAAATTCTATAATAAAGAAACATACCAATATGGAAACAATACCGTTACTGCCAATCTTTTACCGCTGGCTTTCGGAATGGTAAACAACGATAATGAAAACGCAGTTTTTCATCAAATGTTGGATAAGATTGTGAATCAGGATAAAATGCATATAAGCACCGGCGTCATCGGCACACAATGGTTGTTGCAAGAATTGACACAACAAGGCAGAACCGATGTAGCTTTTAGAATTGCCACACAAAAAGACTATCCAAGTTGGGGATATATGGTAGAAAACGGAGCTACTACTACCTGGGAATTATGGGATGGAAATACAGCCAGTCCAAAAATGAGCTCCCGTAATCATGTGATGTTGCTTGGTGATCTGATAGCCTGGATGTATGAAGATTTAGCAGGCATTCAGACCCATCCGAATCATCCGGGATTTAAGTGGTTGGTGATGGAACCCCATCCTGCAGAAACATTAAAAGATGTAAGCGCACAAACAATGACTCCGTATGGTGTGGTAAAAAGCGCTTGGACCCTGCATAAAGGAATCTTCACATGGCATGTTTCCATTCCGGCAAACACAAGAGCAAACCTGTTAATTCCGGCATCAACTGTCAATGATATAACAGAAAATGGCAACCCTGTGATGAAAATAGAGGGTATCAAATTTGTACGCGTAGAGGATTACCGCATTAATCTTGAAATAGGCTCCGGCGATTATACGTTTGTATGCAAATATGGGGAAGCTCAAAATCGTTGGAAAGCGGGCATTATTGCAGATGAGTTTATTAATAAAAATGCACCTTATCCGGAATGCCATGCTGCCACTATTGCACAAGCGACAAATGGGAATCTGGTTGCCGCATGGTTTGGCGGTACCAAAGAACGTAATCCGGATGTCTGCATATGGGTAAGCCGTCGTGTAAACGGGAAATGGACTCCAGGCGAAAACGTAGCAAATGGAATCATCAATGATACGTTACGCTACGCATGCTGGAATCCGGTTTTGTATCAAGTTCCCGGGGGAGAACTCCAGTTATATTACAAAGTTGGTCCAAATACCGCAAAATGGAAAGGTAAATTAATTGTATCACATGACGGAGGCATTACCTGGTCGAAACCACAGGATTTACCTGCCGGCTTCCTAGGCCCAATCAAAGACAAACCGGTATTGCTAAAAAATGGAACCTTAATTGCTCCTTCAAGTACTGAAAGTGGAGGCTGGAAAATCCATTTCGAACTAACAAAGAACTTTGGC
The sequence above is drawn from the Microbacter margulisiae genome and encodes:
- a CDS encoding glycoside hydrolase family 140 protein, whose product is MNSKNLALLLSLILLMNGFSILNAQNKKEKAASPWNNGRLRVSDNHRFLQYADGKPFFWLGETAWLLPSRSKREEVSYFMDETAKSGFNVVLVSVLHTIPAINSYGQLALPDGFNFKHIDKRGEYSYWQHVDFIVQQAKQYGIYVGIVCVWGTPVKEGQVTIEDARKYGRFLAERYKKYPNIIWIIGGDTYGNEKKEIWETLANTIKQYDPNHLMTFHPRGRTISSIWFDKDSWLDFNMFQSGHRRYGQQPEDSLIPPNTEEDNWRYVERSLQTQPLKPVLDGEPSYEDIPQGLHDTTQPRWKARDVRRYAYWSVFAGSCGHTYGNNSTMQMYHPGYMPAFGADRPWYETIHDPGCLEMQYVKDLIYSFPYFDRIPDQSVIAGKNGTQYYRDIATRGNDYILVYNYTNTPMDIDMTKISGDKKNAWWFNPHNGALEYIGEFNNGKHVFVHDGGSYPGNDHVLIITDARTSYIQQDQKYINK